The DNA sequence CCCTCTTTAACTTGCATTAGGAAAGCTAtaaaactcattcattcaataaacatgtaTTGAATGAATAATGATACCTTCATATGCCCAGGCATATGCATATGAAATTGTGGCCTATAACTTAAAACTAAACTTTTTTTAAGGAAGTTTTTATATATGCAAATGAATTGCATTCTCTTCTTCCCACTGAAATGGATAAGAAATATAGTAGACCCATTAAGGCACGTGAACCAAGAATGCTGTTTAAAAGGGTACTTATTTTAACACTGACTGGGTATACTTACTGAATACTTGATTTTACATAATGTAACAACACAGTTGTTCTCTATCACACTTACACTTTCCTAAAATCAAAGGTAACACCATtgcactgaaagaaaatattcaatcTACTCATTGAACAATGCCAATTATCCATGGGAAATCCTTTataagatagaaagaaaaaatttttttatacaaGACTTTGCATGTTTTTTTCCTACGACAACTTTCCTTCATGATCTGCTATTGTAGAATCTGGAAGCCAGTTCTAAGATAGGGGAAGGCATTGCTACTGTGTCACTGTGTCACGCTTTTTTTCCCTTAACCATTTTATCTTTGCATATTATTTTCCATCATATCATTTCATATGTTTGTGCTTGTACATATACCTGTACTTTAGTAGGCTAATACACAAACCTGGCTACATAAGGCATGTATCAAAGAGAGACAAGCCTGGGATTCccaaaattcaattttttatGTGAGTCCTCAATGATTTTtgcattgaaaagaaaaaaaaaaccaggttACACAGTGCTTTCCAATATCCACTTAGAATCTGAAAAAGTTGCTTTTCCACTTCGCCCATCAGAACTGATGGACTGAATTAGCATTCCATTCAAAGACATGCTTCTCTTAGGAAACGGTCTACACGTGCTCGCTGAGTTACTGTACCAATAGAATTCGTTTAACTCTCCATTCAAGGAGTACCCGTGCCTTGCTCTGGATCTCTCAGCAGGCAAGGTGAGAAACTTACTTGGCTTTGAATGTGCTGTTTTAGAAGCGGGCCCCTCTGGGACAGAATCGGGAGGTCGGCTAGCTAACTGCAAAGCAGTTGAGTTGTTCCTGTTAGTGTTTTGGGACTCAACATTTGCGACAGCTTCACTCTGCGGTTCGGCGCTTGGCTTCGCGCCagtctttcttttctgcttttggGACACAGACGTGCTGGAAGTCCAGGTAGGAGGCAAAGCAGAGGTAGTGGTAGAGGAGTCCTGACTCGAGCAAGTTTCCGAAGGCTGAATCACACTGTCATTGGCAACTTTATAACACTGAGCATTGTCTTCATGTCCCACAGCCTGTTTGGACGTGGACTGGGGCAGAGATACACTGCAGCCCTGATTTTGGGCCCCATTAGTTTGAGAATAAACGTTGCTGACTTTTGTGGCCTTGTGTTGCCCATTATTGTTACAAACCTTGTAGCGGATCATCAGAATGATGATgaaaaccagcacagatgctacAATGATTCCACCGATGATAATAATCATGGTGCCTCCCAAAAACTGGGACTGCATGAAATGGCAACGCACGTAATCCTGTTCCGTAGTAAACTGGATGCAACCCACGACTCTTGTGGCAGTGAGGGAAGTGATGCCATCATCGTATATTGCCAATACACACAGGTCATACACAGTTCCGGCAGCCAGGTTATTGACCAGAAAAGTTTTGCTCGTAGGAGGTATCATTCTGAGGAACAATGGAATTTGTGTTAACATTAAACcaaaacataaacacacacaatCCTCAGGACTTCagttctgtctcatttcactagtTGTTAAGATAAGCAGATTTCTAATAGACACGAAATGTGGGGAAATGATCTAATCTTATATTTACGCAGTTAAAATGGCTAAAAGTCATCATTGGAGCCTGCAGTACATTAATGGTGCCTGCACCATGCCTTGACAAGCCTACTAATTACATGGCTTGGCAAAGCAGAACTCCTAATAAAAGCCACTGCTAAAAAATCATTTATGACAAATTGCTTTTGAAAGGTGCGACTGTGACATTATCTGACTACTAAACAAATCCATTTAGCACTCACAACACCTCTGCGACTAAAAGCCAATTTGAAGGAAGGGAAAACATAGACAACCACATTAGAAACCAGAAAGGAAATGCATTTGCCAGCACATATTTACAAATCAGTTATGAGCTGCCATAGGATAGCACTCGCTAAAGATGTCTTCAATAACTAAGATATTACTAAGTTTAAAGCACTTTATTGGCAGATGCCATTCCTCCTTTATGTTTCCAACATTTGGTTCCCAGTATGATTTTATCTATAAGTGAAGATGATGAAAATGTCTAAGTATcattattctgttaatgtgaagAGCTAAAGCATCTTGGCCTGTAAATCCCTTTTCCCTATTGGGAGCTGATGAAAATTTCCTTCAGAGCACTGATTTTAAACATCCATAAAAGTTGCCAGACATCTCTGAATACATTACATCTCAGAAGTCTTCTATGAACTTTTTTGTTTCTCAGTAGCAGCCAAGTAAGAACTAAACTAAGATTTAATTTGGAAGAAAAGGTTTGGAACcgttttatttttccctgaaagAGTAAAGGAATTTCAAAACTTGGCACGCTAATCTGTTTTACAACCAAAACAATGTGCACTAAATGTACCAGGACACTTTCAAGCCAGAGTGCATATTTGTGATTGGAATGTATTTAGAACCATTTAGTGACTGCTTGACAAATATCAGATATTACTGAGCATTTTGTATACACTATAATTTAGTCTTTACAGGGAACTTATGCGGAAGGTTTTATCACCATTTTAAACATTTAGCAACTTCCTCGAGTTCTCATAGAATTTACTTGTCACGGCAGGATTGATGTTCGGAATTTGGAAGACAAAGCCAGACTTATTTAAGAGTTATTGCTTAAAATACATAGGTTGTCTAGAAACTCTAAGAAGGTGAGGGGGTACTTGTCATTGATAATCAGTTAAATACTCTGTGGCTTAGGTGAAGAGTTGGATATGACAAAAGCAATCTACTTTATACTAATATACATGCTTAACAGTCTACATCTCTCTATCCTTTTAGTGGAGAGAGGGATATTAGAAATCATTCAGTCTAATCTCTTTCTTTTAGAGGTGATGAAATCAAAACTCAGCCATGTAGAACATTGCCCAATATCAATCACCCAGTTAGCTATTccagctgtgtttttttttcctaccagcccatgtttatttcaaaattactCTCACTTCCATATACAAGTGAAAATCAAATTATCTTCAAGATTTCACTAGCGTATTCAAGAACTGAGCTAATGTGATTTATGGAAAGCTTAAAGACAAAAGCAAATTATCTAAAATCCATGACTGTTAACTATTTCTTAAGGGTAATTATAGCTTATCACAAGTGGAATGATatggaaggagaaaaacaaatattttcaactcAAAATTGGAGAAGATGTGACTATAAATCAATGAGGCTGAACTTTATAAAGACATACCAGAAATTCTTAGTCAATTGCAAATTCTCTAGCAATAGCCTTACCCAGAGGTTAGATACTTAAATCTAGTGATAGTTTCACTGCTCAAAATATGAACACACTTTCTCTTTGGAACTGTCTTAAGAACCAGTGCATAGGAGtcaacacacatgcacataattTAATCACTCAGAAAATCAGTCTCATTATTTTATAGTTACATCCTATTGTTGACCAAAAATGGCAATACCCATCTTGATCACCCACCTTATTCACAAGACTTGGCTCCAAATGGCTTTTGGTTGTTTCCAAAATTCAAATTCACCCTCAAAAGACGAAGCTTTGCCACCACTGAGGATATTCAAAATAGTGTGACGAAGGTTCTAAAGATAATTCCAAAGTGCTTTGACCAATGGCAGCGTCATTGGGAAAATGGTATagcctcccaacatgacttcctTGAAGGAAAGGACACTTATTTGGATGTGTAAGTTCTGGtatgcttttgaaatttttaaataaatcaaactCATTCTCTGATAGTCACATCTCTTAGATGAGGGGAAGAAAAGTTAGTAAGCATGATGTTAAATATAAATCTGAACTCTCAAAGATGACACCACTCAAAACATTTGCCCACATGACTTCACCTTCCACAGATCTTACCTTCTACATCTTGAAAGAACAGAGCATAGTAATTACAAGAAAGAGTAACACCaccaaataaaaatgataatctgGAGACCACAGAAAGTCCTACACCAGGATGCATGCTAAggaaattttctttattcttcttacCTGTAAACAAGGGTATCGTCATAAGTACCATTGTACTGTATTTGAAACATACGTATTCCAGggatatttctttgaaaattaaatttaagtagTGCCGTGGACGATGTTGCCTCTGCCACCACAATTTTATCTTGACTCATTTTAGTATCGCCGTTACTACTGCTTGTATTAGAACCTGACTTCGTAGAAGTGGAGATATCTGAAGAACCAGGGTCAGGTTCATGGATATGGTTGGTACTGTTTAGTAAGTGAGGGAGCTTAATTATATGAAGATCCACTGTTTGTGTGGCTTCCCCGGCAGGGTTGGAAGCAATGCAGGTAAAAGCACCTGTATCTTTTACTGTGGTTATAAGAATATCAAGTGTTCCATTATCATACACCAGAGACCTTGTAGCATTTGAAATAAGCTTTCCTTCAGGAGAAATCCAGTGAATTGCAGGTTCGGGATCTCCCCTGGCTTTGCACCTCAGCGTTGCCCTTTGACCCTCCAGGACTCTCATCTCATGGGTGTGGCGCGTAATGAGAGGAGGCTCACACAAAAATTCTTCCTCGGGAATTGACCAGAAATAGCGACCAGTTAAGAGTGCAGGAGAAGCACAGGTCTCCAGGTCGTCTTCTCTGGACAGGCGTCTCAACCACAGCAATTCACAGTTGCAATGCAAGGGGTTTCCACCAAAGCTTAATGCAAAAGTAGATGGGCTTATGATTCCTGAGGTTGCTAGGACCTGAGCCCGCTGAAAGAGAGGGTCAGGTGGTAGCTTCTGCAGTTTATTTGATGTTACATCCAGCCGCGTCATCTTGTGCAGGTGGGAGAAAGTCCCTTTAGGGATGCTGTCAATCATATTGTGGTCCAAACTAAGTGTGTGCAAGCTGACCATCTTCTCAACAGCATCCCAAGGAATCGTTTCTAGATTATTATAGGACAGATCCAGCTCCTCCAGGGCAAAGACATCATCGAATGCTGTAGAAGATATCAAGGTCAGCTGGTTGTTGTTTAATATCAGATGATGGAGATTGGAAAGCCCACTGAACATATCGTTTGTGATTTTAGTCAATCTGTTGCTATTCAAATGCAAAGCCCTCAAATTTCGTAAATCAGCAAAAGCATGAGGTGTGATAAAACTTATTGTATTTCTGGATAGAGTCAGGTCCACCAAGCTGGTCATATTGGCAAAatctttccttttaatatttgtaaCAAAATTGTCTGCCAACCGCAGTTCCACAGTTCTTCTGTCAATGTTTGGTGGAACAAATAAGAGCCCTTTCTTGGCACAAAGGGTTGCAAGATTAGGAGACAAAATCTGACAGACACAACGCTTTGGACAGATCTGAGCTCTCACTGCTATGCCAatgaaaaacagataaagaagaattttttccATTGTAGATCAGATTTAAGAGCCtgtaagaaaagataaaatatattgttaGCATCCTATTATGGGATTAGTGTTCATATTCCTACTAGAATAATCTCTTTCACGCAAATTGAATACAGATGCAAgttattcatttgcttatttaaaaaacaaatattaagtaTTTACTCTGTATTAAAGACTATAATAGACACTGGGGATGAATAATATACTGTCTTTGTTCTCATGGGATTTAAAATCAAgtgggaaaaacaaagaaatagatcaCAATTCTGAAAGTTGTCATTTCTAAAGTCATTTTGAACTCAGTTTTAAAGTATGTCTAGGGTTTGCTGAGGGTGCAAAAAAGAGACATCCAGCCCAGATGGGGGGCTGGATGTTCAGGAAAACCTGAACATACTGTTAAAACCTGAAAGACATATTTCTGGACAAGTTCAAATGCTTGAGGGCAAATTTAAGATCTTGCAAATGGTTCAATTCACTAGCCTAACTGGAAACAATAAGAGGCAATATTTGTTATTAATCTTCTGGAATGACCTTTGAATGTAATTAGCTATTGATTACATTTTGGgcatctttatcatctatcttgaTATAACAAAACCTTCACACCCTAGCTGTCAACACAGGACCTTTTTCTCAAAAGTAATCCAGCTGAAAATTGACCACAGAAAAACCTGAGCTCCATAAATACTTTGAATATTTGTATTAGACataaacactgatttttttgAAGCTAATTTGTGGCAGCCATCACATACTTGACAATGagaccacaaaaaaaaaatagcatttttcatTTACCTTCTCTTAAAACCttaatgtatttacatttatccaaacttaattaaaaaaataaacactgacAATTTCCTTATGCAGTTAGTTCCCAAGTATATGCTACTGAAATTCATCCTCAGAAATAAAAGTACTAAACTATATGGTTGAGAGTTCTCATAATTTGCATGAGGTTTTAAACAGCGAGAGAGAAAATTGCTGGAAAAATCATccaaatttttaattgaatgaatatatgaaaatgtaaCCACTGTAAAAATAATTTACCTAGTTTTATAAATACAATTTGTTCTTATAATGTCAAATTATTTTATGCCTGAATTGtcatttaagaaaataagatttatcATTCTTGAAAATTAAGAGTCTTCCCTCTCTGCACATCACAGAGTAATCAGTGTTGACTACCTCTTTCGCAGTAAACAGCAAGAAAAtcatcaaaaaaaataaaacaacagtttCACACTTTAGAAGACAGGAAGTACAGAACTATGATTCTTGAGGCAAGTAAATCAGACAAAATGAACTCTATGATTGCTCCTGGAGATACTTTCCAAACCATATCCAAAGAGCAGAAACAAGGCAGAGCGTACACTTTCTTGTAAATTGAAGAGCTGGAATGCAGAAAACCTCACGAGACTTGAATTTGCAGAATACAGTACAGAAAGGAGAGTGTTATCAGAAGAAAGAGGTGCAGCAGTCTACACAGGTGTTCTTTTGAGTCTCTGACTGAAAACAAAGCTGTGTGTCTGTAGGTTAAGACTCCAGTAGgtctaaaaaaaagaagaccaaaacaaataagtaaaaaaaaaaaaactaccagagAAGGAACATTGACCAAGAAGCTGGGCATTGAGTAGAGATCTCAGAAAGGTCACACGATGATAACTGGGTTTAAAAAGCTCTAAATGTAATGCTACTTTACCTGCTACCCAATCTAACAGAGGTTAAAAATATGCATTGAATACATAAAACTGAACCAAGATAAGCCATTTGACTATCAAACAAAGACCGAACCCCTTTAAAGAAAGGCAAACATCCAGATATTTAACATCAAACCATCACAATATTCACTGTCCAAAAAAGTAAGTGAATAAGCAAGAAAATATGTCCTATGAGGAGAAAATCAGgcatagaagaaaaaaacagaattaagaaacaaggaattttaaaagcctgttataaatatattcagagatttagaggaaaacaaacattctagaaataaaaattagaatacatgaaatacaaaattcAGTGGATATGCTTACTGGCAAATGAATActgtagaaaaaaagaatattaaacctgtccatagaaaaataaaaagaaactactGAAAAAGAAGTGAACAAATCTCAGTGACATTTGAGACGATTTTAAGAAGTTGACATTCATATAAGCGGAGCATCGGCAGAAggtagagcagaaaaaaatttgaagttATAAAAGTGGAAGATTTTCCAAattcaataaaaaacaaataccaACCAACAGTTCTAAGATCAATGAAtgtgaattaagaaaaaaaaaacacacaaagaaaatcaTACCAAAGATGATCATAATCAAATTGCAGatgaccaaaggaaaagaaaaataaatttttacagCTTTCACAGCGATAAAAATAACTTCTGACTTCTCACTAACTTCCCTTTGGAAATAAAGCAATATGGGAAACAATAAAAGTcatctttaaaatgctgaaagaagagGGCAGTGTGACAatgcctcagtggcagagttctcacctgccatgccagagacccgggttcgattcctggtgcctgcttatgttaaaaaaaataaagatgctgaaagaagaaaggaaaaccttTCTACCTagggtagaaaaaaaaatacacatctatgtatataatatataagacaAAAAATAAGGGACAAtggtaaaataaagacattttagtgaaaaaaactgaaagattaATTACCACAAAACCTGCACTCTAATAAAATGTAAAGGATGTTCTTCAAGACAAAGGAAAGTTCTATAGACGGATGcttctctcttaaaaaaatgaacatagagCAATAGAAATTGTAACTCtggacaaatataaaatatttttcttattgtagtagttaggctcatgtgtcaatttggccaagagatggtacccagttgttctcttgctgtggatGTGGTTAGGTAAGGGGGGTGCCTTTCACAATGCGTGACATTTTATTTGATCACCTGGAGGCTTATAAAGAAGAGTCATAAGAGAGACAGTAGATGCTCAGACTCAGaagcttggagatgcagaaaggaattgctcTGTGGAAAGCCATGTGAACCCAGAAGTTGGGAGGGAAGGCCAGCTGACATTGCCTTTTGCCTCCCCATTTGACaaagaaagccagctgcctttcctacAAAGAAACATAAATCTTTCaccaaataaattccctttataaaagccagtccatttccagtgtactgcattctggcagccttagcaaactagaacatattggGTACCAGAGGAATGGGATGTGGttgaatttgcaaataccaaacaagttggaacagctttttaaatggataaggggaggattctggaagaataaTGAGGAGCTTGCTAGAGAAAGCACAGATTGTTTTGAATATAGACTGTGGCTGGAAATACGGATTCTAAAAGATGCTTCTGTGGAAGCCATAAAGGAATGTGTGGtggaaaggagaatttgaatgtgatgatATGGGATAACTGGCTGAcaaaatttccaagctaagtatgaaggatgcagcctggtttctccttgcagcttagaGTAAAATGTGACAAAAAAGGGATAGGCTGAGGATTGAACTTTTAgatgcaaagaaaccagaaattgatggtctggaatattctgggcttccaaaaagtGAGACCCacagaatagtgccccatgtgaggatttaaccaaacacagaaccagtcagccatAGTAAGa is a window from the Tamandua tetradactyla isolate mTamTet1 chromosome 14, mTamTet1.pri, whole genome shotgun sequence genome containing:
- the LRFN5 gene encoding leucine-rich repeat and fibronectin type-III domain-containing protein 5: MEKILLYLFFIGIAVRAQICPKRCVCQILSPNLATLCAKKGLLFVPPNIDRRTVELRLADNFVTNIKRKDFANMTSLVDLTLSRNTISFITPHAFADLRNLRALHLNSNRLTKITNDMFSGLSNLHHLILNNNQLTLISSTAFDDVFALEELDLSYNNLETIPWDAVEKMVSLHTLSLDHNMIDSIPKGTFSHLHKMTRLDVTSNKLQKLPPDPLFQRAQVLATSGIISPSTFALSFGGNPLHCNCELLWLRRLSREDDLETCASPALLTGRYFWSIPEEEFLCEPPLITRHTHEMRVLEGQRATLRCKARGDPEPAIHWISPEGKLISNATRSLVYDNGTLDILITTVKDTGAFTCIASNPAGEATQTVDLHIIKLPHLLNSTNHIHEPDPGSSDISTSTKSGSNTSSSNGDTKMSQDKIVVAEATSSTALLKFNFQRNIPGIRMFQIQYNGTYDDTLVYRMIPPTSKTFLVNNLAAGTVYDLCVLAIYDDGITSLTATRVVGCIQFTTEQDYVRCHFMQSQFLGGTMIIIIGGIIVASVLVFIIILMIRYKVCNNNGQHKATKVSNVYSQTNGAQNQGCSVSLPQSTSKQAVGHEDNAQCYKVANDSVIQPSETCSSQDSSTTTSALPPTWTSSTSVSQKQKRKTGAKPSAEPQSEAVANVESQNTNRNNSTALQLASRPPDSVPEGPASKTAHSKPNALLTNVDQTVQETQRLELI